Proteins from a single region of Trichoderma asperellum chromosome 3, complete sequence:
- a CDS encoding uncharacterized protein (EggNog:ENOG41), with product MSLRQASLLRPRFVLRHVNGFALRQGPSFHSIATRNQQSRAAGKTWSETDNTPTVPFIINGNNYYAKKSFDVVSPVTGEVTHRCGSASVEDADAAVDAAAEAFKTWRRSTPSHRRDIFLKAADLIEKKGDELAQIMSSETGAAAPWALFNINTAADLTRDAAGRISSIEGSFPTLMDPDTSGIVLREPYGVVLSVAPWNATYILPARSMVGPVAAGNTAILKASELAPRTMFALISIFHEAGLPNGVMNMIAHDRESAAEVTAALIANPLVRKVNFTGSTNVGKAIGRLAGEHLKPVLLELGGKAPAIVWEDADLDLAAKKCAFGALFHGGQTCMATERIIVHKNVKAQFQEKLKAAVNELYPSNGPGAILINETAVKRNKALVEDATSKGATVLLGDVSVSEARKAELRPVLLDNVTPDMDIYKTETFGPTVALYEVETEEQALELANDTEYGLTSAVFTEDLKRGLRFARGIESGAVHINDMTVHDEAVLPHGGTKSSGFGRFNATAGLDEWVRTKTITFKN from the exons ATGTCGCTACGACAGGCATCGTTGTTGCGCCCGCGCTTTGTTTTGCGCCACGTCAACGGCTTTGCGCTTAGACAAGGGCCTTCTTTTCACTCTATTGCAACTCGCAACCAACAAAGCCGGGCCGCAGGTAAGACGTGGTCCGAGACCGACAATACGCCGACAGTACCTTTCATCATCAACGGCAACAACTACTATGCCAAGAAGAGTTTCGACGTTGTGTCTCCTGTCACTGGCGAGGTGACGCATCGATGCGGATCTGCCTCTGTCGAGGATGCAGATGCCGCGGTCGATGCCGCAGCCGAGGCTTTCAAGACATGGAGAAGGTCAACGCCGTCGCATCGTCGTGACATCTTCCTCAAGGCTGCCGACCTCATTGAAAAGAAGGGCGATGAACTGGCCCAGATTATGTCAAGCGAGAcgggagctgctgcgccatGGGCTCttttcaacatcaacacAGCGGCTGACCTGACCAGAGATGCCGCTGGTCGCATCTCATCCATAGAAGGCTCGTTCCCTACGCTGATGGATCCTGACACAAGCGGAATTGTCCTTCGAGAGCCTTATGGCGTCGTTCTGTCTGTAGCCCCTTG GAACGCTACTTATATCTTGCCTGCTCGTTCTATGGTCGGCCCTGTTGCTGCAGGAAATACCGCCATCCTGAAAGCTTCAGAGCTTGCGCCCCGCACCATGTTTGCTCTGATATCCATCTTCCACGAGGCCGGTCTGCCCAACGGCGTCATGAACATGATTGCACACGATAGGGAGAGTGCGGCTGAGGTCACAGCAGCACTGATTGCCAACCCCCTCGTGAGGAAAGTCAATTTCACGGGCAGCACCAACGTCGGAAAGGCCATCGGAAGACTTGCTGGCGAACACCTCAAGCCGGTCCTCCTCGAACTTGGAGGCAAAGCGCCCGCCATCGTGTGGGAGGATGCAGATCTGGATTTGGCTGCCAAGAAATGCGCATTCGGCGCCTTGTTCCACGGCGGCCAGACCTGCATGGCCACCGAGCGCATCATTGTCCACAAAAACGTCAAAGCCCAGTTCCAGGAGAAGCTGAAAGCCGCCGTGAACGAGCTGTACCCTTCCAACGGCCCTGGTGCTATCCTTATCAACGAAACGGCCGTGAAGCGTAACAAGGCTCTCGTCGAAGATGCCACTTCGAAAGGCGCGACGGTGCTTCTCGGAGACGTCAGCGTTAGCGAGGCGCGCAAAGCTGAATTGCGACCTGTCCTTCTTGACAACGTGACGCCCGACATGGACATTTACAAGACAGAGACCTTTGGCCCAACGGTAGCCCTTTACGAGGTCGAGACGGAAGAGCAGGCCCTGGAGCTGGCAAACGATACCGAGTACGGCCTGACGTCTGCCGTCTTCACTGAGGATCTCAAGAGGGGACTTCGCTTCGCAAGGGGGATCGAGTCCGGGGCAGTACACATTAATGACATGACCGTCCACGATGAAGCAGTTCTGCCCCATGGAGGAACCAAGTCGAGTGGGTTTGGGCGCTTCAACGCAACGGCTGGACTCGATGAGTGGGTGAGAACAAAGACCATTACATTCAAAAATTAG
- a CDS encoding uncharacterized protein (EggNog:ENOG41~TransMembrane:11 (i127-146o191-214i226-249o261-282i355-375o395-416i428-446o458-480i509-530o567-587i599-619o)): protein MPTFFQFTQGTESRVRPTDSSPLLGRYRAVPPRPGIGQRRPSSPLGLLSSHYENGRDSIHVGYGALIVAEIEAARLGSLGNSGIRDDEALAGMSRWERLWQGYFIDLFVDPRPSAVKRVVDRWWSRYGLLVFLPAALAVAWCAVPFPQYSFPDDGDDGDGESSVWLRLTRTVATFDSKTPGHGAARVQVNFWFFLFVYYGFYNLSALIWITKVFNLYRLNWWPRSFGFPVTVFLLAILSLAVPIPLYFIPCTRFLTAHNTAWVSWTFIIMAMPVAIAFLILMTNERHIGLRHSLSETQRIFTTSWWTGEPDSFPNRERRRRDFPDDLWEQDVLRVLPPSGPTRVTLRRRWLPASFVRFLWFCVALFIGLMAYVLGEAYAEIYLRTLPHNNFETIIYVYGWVVTVHLLDALTGWVLGIKEGERVGSYPLSWVFKLYFMLTYQTYVRALYARLRSPSQFIILQIFSSTGLVIISPIMMTRLFHKILTILGLSGLTYETYQKLQTRNLFIRFLAENTSMATFLGSILVLHFGANKEVYPYFAFDKAEDETLQYDFNLTFYASMVTWGCELVASLVVRGLIALFFSIDVGLEGKLDLAVWPELLPTSVAVILHVLQNMLFSIIRLQFRT, encoded by the exons ATGCCCACCTTCTTTCAGTTCACCCAAGGCACTGAATCGCGCGTGCGGCCTACAGACTCATCGCCGTTGCTTGGTCGCTACCGAGCGGTGCCTCCCCGCCCTGGCATCGGACAACGTCGACCGAGCAGTCCGTTGGGCTTGCTGTCCAGCCACTATGAAAACGGCCGTGACAGTATACATGTTGGATATGGAGCGCTGATTGTGGCCGAGATCGAAGCGGCGCGCCTGGGCTCTCTAGGCAACTCTGGCATCCGAGATGACGAGGCTCTGGCTGGCATGTCGAGATGGGAGCGGCTGTGGCAGGGATACTTCATCGACCTCTTTGTTGATCCAAGACCGTCGGCGGTGAAGCGCGTGGTGGACAGGTGGTGGAGTCGGTATGGACTGCTGGTTTTTCTGCCCGCGGCACTG GCCGTTGCCTGGTGCGCAGTTCCCTTCCCGCAGTACTCGTTCCCggacgatggcgacgatggcgacggcgagaGCAGCGTTTGGCTGCGACTTACACGAACTGTGGCGACATTTGACAGCAAGACACCGGGTCACGGTGCGGCCCGCGTGCAGGTCAACTTTTGGTTCTTCCTGTTTGTTTACTATGGCTTCTACAACCTCAGCGCGTTGATCTGGATAACCAAAGTTTTTAACCTTTACAGATTGAACTG GTGGCCGCGGTCTTTTGGATTTCCAGTCACAGTCTTTCTCTTAGCTATCCTGTCTCTCGCAGTACCCATCCCCTTGTACTTCATCCCTTGTACTCGCTTTCTCACTGCCCACAATACAGCATGGGTCTCGTGGacattcatcatcatggccatgccTGTCGCCATCGCTTTTCTTATTCTCATGACAAACGAACGACACATTGGGCTACGGCACTCTTTATCGGAAACACAGCGCATCTTCACAACCTCATGGTGGACAGGAGAGCCCGACTCATTCCCCAACCGAGAACGCCGGCGCCGCGATTTCCCAGACGATCTTTGGGAGCAGGATGTCTTGAGGGTCTTGCCTCCTTCAGGGCCAACCAGGGTGACACTGCGACGGCGATGGCTGCCAGCAAGCTTTGTGAGGTTTCTGTGGTTCTGCGTGGCGCTCTTCATCGGGCTGATGGCCTATGTTCTGGGAGAAGCGTATGCTGAAATTTATCTCCGGACGTTGCCGCACAATAACTTTGAAACTATTATATACGTCTACGGCTGGGTGGTAACAGTGCATTTGTTGGATGCCCTGACAGGGTGGGTTTTGGGTATCAAGGAAGGCGAGCGGGTAGGGAGCTATCCTTTAAGTTGGGTCTTTAAGCT ATATTTCATGTTAACCTATCAGACCTACGTCCGAGCTCTGTACGCCCGGCTTCGCTCGCCGTCGCAATTCATCATTCTTCaaatcttctcctccacgGGGCTGGTCATCATCTCGCCCATTATGATGACCCGCCTCTTTCACAAGATACTCACAATTCTAGGCCTTAGTGGGCTGACCTACGAGACTTATCAAAAACTGCAAACTCGAAACCTCTTCATCCGCTTTCTGGCCGAAAATACGTCCATGGCCACCTTCCTGGGGAGCATCTTGGTGCTCCATTTTGGTGCGAATAAAGAAGTGTATCCATATTTTGCCTTTGACAAGGCCGAGGATGAAACTCTTCAATATGACTTTAACCTCACGTTTTATGCTTCCATGGTTACGTGGGGTTGTGAGCTGGTGGCTAGTCTTGTCGTTCGAGGGCTgattgctcttttcttcagcATTGACGTTGGGTTGGAGGGTAAGTTGGATCTTGCCGTCTGGCCAGAACTGCTGCCTACGAGCGTGGCTGTGATTCTTCACGTTTTGCAGAATATGCTATTCTCGATTATACGTTTACAGTTTCGGACATGA
- the PEX2 gene encoding peroxisome assembly protein (Peroxin-2) (TransMembrane:2 (i198-219o255-276i)) yields MNDSSFVQAQQRVAARRQAREAEHRARTAAQREASRVNTQLQRLPYPLNRLANAWDSASSIENTRPAFRVAQVDAELLDEELLELLKGQVGDALKYYAGGHLKDDWSAEIMLALRAILFKLTVWDNDATYGAALQNLKYTDARKGGPVLAPPTKLQKSLYGLVTVFGKYAWTRWEDWLVDQDDGYSDPPPVVQRLSRLTSGLTTVHSAAACVSFLIFLFRGQYRTILDRVLRMRLAPPTSHVSREVSFEYLNRQLVWHAFTEFLLFVLPLIGINRWRRWLSRTWRKTKDIVSTKQVGDTASGEYGFLPERTCAICYQDQNAAASSESEIMAAAASSGVIGSAQTDVTNPYEAIPCGCIYCFVCIATRLDREEGEGWTCLRCGEHVKECKPWNGDVLEPSRKSTSTKTVAFSDDVVGGFSDADDASVISREEAVGAESSRH; encoded by the coding sequence ATGAACGACTCGAGCTTCGTCCAGGCCCAGCAGCGCGTCGCTGCCCGACGACAGGCCCGCGAGGCCGAACACAGAGCCAGGACCGCGGCTCAGCGCGAAGCCTCTCGCGTGAACACGCAGCTGCAGCGTCTGCCATACCCGCTCAACCGCCTTGCCAATGCGTGGGACTCGGCTTCTTCCATAGAAAACACTCGGCCTGCGTTCCGTGTTGCGCAGGTCGATGCCGAGCTCttggatgaagagctgctggagctcctCAAGGGACAAGTCGGCGATGCCCTCAAGTACTATGCCGGCGGACATCTCAAGGATGACTGGTCTGCAGAGATCATGCTGGCGCTAAGGGCCATCCTTTTCAAGCTTACGGTCTGGGACAACGATGCGACGTACGGAGCGGCCCTGCAGAACCTCAAATACACCGACGCCAGAAAAGGGGGCCCTGTGCTGGCACCCCCGACGAAGCTACAGAAGTCGCTGTACGGCCTTGTCACAGTGTTTGGAAAATATGCATGGACTAGATGGGAAGACTGGCTCGTAGACCAGGACGATGGATACAGCGATCCCCCCCCTGTGGTGCAGAGGCTATCTCGATTGACGTCTGGGCTGACAACAGTCCACTCTGCCGCGGCATGCGTCTCCTTTCTCATATTCCTCTTCCGCGGACAGTATCGCACGATCCTCGACCGTGTTTTGCGGATGCGGCTTGCGCCTCCCACAAGCCACGTCAGCCGCGAAGTTTCCTTTGAATACCTCAACCGCCAGCTTGTCTGGCACGCCTTCACCgaattcctcctcttcgttcTGCCATTGATTGGCATCAACCGTTGGAGGCGATGGCTGAGCCGCACCTGGCGGAAAACCAAAGATATTGTCAGCACAAAACAAGTTGGCGATACTGCGAGCGGCGAGTACGGCTTTTTGCCAGAAAGGACCTGTGCCATCTGTTACCAGGATCAGAACGCTGCGGCGTCGTCAGAATCAGAAATtatggcggcggcagcatctaGCGGCGTGATCGGATCGGCGCAGACTGATGTTACCAACCCATACGAAGCCATTCCCTGCGGATGCATCTACTGCTTCGTCTGCATTGCGACGCGCCTGGACCGGGAAGAGGGCGAGGGCTGGACTTGTCTGAGGTGTGGAGAACACGTCAAAGAGTGCAAGCCGTGGAATGGAGACGTGCTCGAGCCTTCTCGTAAATCAACCTCGACGAAAACGGTTGCGTTTTCAGACGATGTGGTGGGAGGCTTCTCAGACGCAGACGATGCCTCAGTCATATctagagaagaagctgttgGTGCGGAGTCATCGAGGCATTGA